A DNA window from Carassius gibelio isolate Cgi1373 ecotype wild population from Czech Republic chromosome A8, carGib1.2-hapl.c, whole genome shotgun sequence contains the following coding sequences:
- the angptl7 gene encoding angiopoietin-related protein 7: MTATSLTLFLLLLGPAMAQSSFKKNLATPKPAKTAQCCDEVRSMKVQVANLSSILEEISKKQESDLMKVVRQMMELEKLNQQQEARVTEAESKYSEIYNQIEIMQLQGAQSAPQQSTSDAIYDCASLYYKNYKISGEYKLPKDEFLGTPELNVFCDMENNGGGWTVIQRRKAGLTSFNHDWKKYKNGFGTIRGDFWLGNENIFRLTRQPTVLRIEMEDWKGETRYAEYGFFTVSNELNSYKLFIDNYRGNAGDSLRYHNNTNFSTKNKDNDKCVDNCAQLRQGGYWYNCCTDSNLNGVFYRYGSHTKNPDGISWYGWHGPNYSLKRVEMKIRPQNFVP; encoded by the exons ATGACAGCTACATCATTGACTCTTTTTCTGCTACTCCTTGGTCCTGCTATGGCTCAGAGTTCCTTCAAGAAGAACTTGGCAACACCCAAACCAGCAAAAACAGCACAATGCTGCGATGAGGTGCGCTCCATGAAGGTTCAGGTGGCCAATCTGAGCAGCATTTTGGAAGAAATTAGCAAGAAGCAGGAGTCTGATCTCATGAAGGTTGTGCGGCAGATGATGGAGCTGGAAAAGCTTAACCAGCAGCAAGAGGCCCGAGTCACAGAGGCCGAGAGCAAGTATTCAGAAATCTACAATCAGATTGAAATCATGCAGCTGCAAGGTGCCCAATCTGCTCCACAGCAGAGCACTTCAG ATGCGATCTATGATTGTGCATCCCTATACTACAAGAACTACAAAATATCAGGAGAGTATAAACTACCAAAAGATGAATTCCTTGGAACACCTGAACTAAAC GTATTTTGTGACATGGAGAACAATGGTGGTGGCTGGACTGTCATTCAGAGACGCAAGGCTGGTCTGACAAGCTTCAACCACGACTGGAAGAAATACAAGAATGGTTTTGGTACAATTCGTGGTGACTTCTGGCTCGGCAACGAAAACATATTTCGTCTTACTAGACAGCCCACAGTGCTCAGAATAGAGATGGAG GACTGGAAGGGTGAGACACGCTACGCTGAATATGGCTTCTTTACAGTGAGCAACGAGCTGAACAGTTACAAGCTCTTCATCGACAATTACAGAGGAAATGCTGGAGACTCTCTACGTTACCACAATAATACCAACTTCAGCACTAAAAACAAAGACAATGACAAGTGTGTGGACAACTGCGCACAACTTCGCCAAG GTGGATACTGGTACAACTGCTGCACCGACTCCAATCTAAATGGTGTGTTTTACCGCTATGGGTCACATACCAAGAATCCAGATGGCATCTCTTGGTAC